The window ATGAATGCGTGAACACGGCAGCCTGTTGACTTACCAGAGCGATGTGAACAGTAAACTCCACTCCGATCCCCACCGAGGCGATCAGGATGACCACAGGAATGGCACTGAGCTTGATGCCAATCAGACCCATGATGCCAAACAACTCCACGGTCATCATGGCCAAAATAAACACCTGAAAAACACGCGAGAAAAAACAAGTATTAACACCTTTTGAGCAGGAAAATgtcattgaaaaagaaaaaggcagcaTTTAGATCTGTTACATCCTACAATTCAAAGCTTGTAATCAAAACCAATGATCATGTGATTCTTTAGTGAGGGAGTTGAACCTCCTTACCCCACACAGTCTCTGAACCTCAACATCTCAACCACACAGGATCAAATTTCCCACCCTCGGGCTAATACCGTCCCCTTTTGCCTCCGTCTTCCGTTGTTCTCTTCATCACTCTCAGAGGTGAATGAAATATGTGACAGCGCTGCAGACAACAATGTGGGCACTCTGACATTCCTAGCGCACCACACTCATGTGCATCTATTTATGTAAAACAAATGCTCTTGCTTTTTGCAAAGATAGCTGCCTGCAAAGCCCGTTTTATTGTTTCCGACATGTTAATGCAACGGAAAAGTAGCACGGTGCCGTCTGCTTGCGTCCTGACGGTGGATGTGTGGTCTTACTGTAAACCGcaatacaaacagaaacaagtaGTCCGAGAAAACGAGGCGGGGAAAACTGTTCCCGGCCAACGGGAGCTTTTGATCCCAGCGGGAGCTTTGTGCCGGGGCACGGTTAAATTAGAAATGATAAAAGCTGTTTTACTACTCCACCGCATTCAGACCGGGAGAAACCTTCACAGGAGAGCAGACCTGCATGTAGCTGTGCCTTTCTGTCTGAGGAGATTGTGCTGTGGTGCTGTCTCAATCAGTGCTACTCGGGACCGCTACCTAAATTAAACACATTCCATCTGAAACTGGCTTTGTTGTTGTGCTACGGGCCCCCCAATGGGGATATgcggatgtgtgtttgtgagcgaGTCTGAGGGGTCTTTAGGGACCACCGGTcccaccagcctgtgtgtgaaatgttttccaaCTGCCGTACACTCAAGACTGTCTTtaatacgcacacacacacacacacacacacatacacatagaAATATCCCTGATGGATGGGTTGAGCAGGCCAAGGTTGCAACTGGGCAGATCTGTCCTGTCCCAAagtctctccctctccgtctgACAAAAGCAATGAGGGAGTTTGAGGTAGAGGCTTCAGGAGGGCAAAGCCTTTTTTGCTCCTTTGCATTTCCTTTTCTAAGGCTGGCCCAGCCTACATTAGAATGACAAAggtccttgtgtgtgtgtatgtgtgtgcatactGGCCCTCCGCAGAGAAAAAGGGGCCCCTTAGACAGCGTTATTGAGCTATGCTGAGAAGGGTGAGAAGAAAGGGAAAAGTAGACGAGGAGCAGGACGGGGCTAATGATTTTGATGTAGCAGGAGGTGGAAAACATCGGagggaaaagtaaaaaaaaaaaaaaaaaacaaagtagaagagaagagaagttAAAAATAAGATGATGAGCTGATTGATAACTCACAATGATGCCGGCGGTCCAGGGGTTGAGCAGGAGAATGGCGCAAACCAGGAAAGTGCAGGCCAGCACCACGCTGATGGACAGCAGGAACCAGTGTCGGAGGCCGATGTACTGTTCCCAGAACAGGAACGGGTATCCGTTCGGGTAGTTGAGCACACCCTTGCGACTAAACTCATCACAGATGGCGCGTACGCTCTCAATGGCTTCCACAAAGTCGCTGGCTTGGCGGAGGCCATTCAGGTAGAAGGGGAACTGAGCGAACTCCAGTGGTTCTGCAGCTGGGACTGGAAGAGAAAGAATGAAAAGGTCATTTCTGGGTTACTGCTTACTGGTAAACTGACTCTTGAGATGAGAGGAGACACTCACTGCGTAGATTTTCTCCTGTCGTGTCATACTTGTCGTGAATCCACTCCCTGGGGTGAGGGTAGAAGTTGGCCTGGGATGCAGCGTAGCCCAGAGGGTCATTACTAACCCAGACTGTCAGGTAAATGTAAAAGACCTCCGGCGGGATCAAACCCTCAGCATCCACGAGCCGACGAGTAGTGAGCTGGAGAAAAATGATCAGAAATAAGCATTTACTCACTCAGATTTCAATCCCACTTTCTCATCTCTGTTTATCTACTTTAAGCCATTAAGACCTGAAGCAGCTGCTAATCAGAGGATCCACTGCTAATGTTCTGCAGATGTATGTAGGAAAAAGTAAATTAATGCTGTATTAACCTCTGCATGGAAGATCATAAATTCTACAAGAAATCACAGTGACTGATGTCGATGTTGAATCAGGTCTTCATGGGCTAAAGCCGTTTCCTTTTGTTCTTGCAGCTCTTTAACATACCTGGCTGAGGTTAAAAGGCTCTTTCTTGGAGCCAGTCTGGATGAGGAGCTTGTATGCCAGAGCGCCGTCCTCCGTGCCGTTACGATAGCTGTCAGCAGTAATCCTGCCTGCTTGCCAATCAGCATCAAAAGCAGCCTGgagacctgcacacacacacacacacacacagggagtagGAAAGATCACTCATGCTGTttattaatgttttgattttatcaTGACAAAAAGCTGGCAGACAGGTCTACGCTGGCAATGATCCTCCAAATGTGAAATATCAAgtctcattttcagtctttttttttggtcagctGGCTCTGATTGACCTGTTAGCTATTACTTCCTCTTGACTGGGCCTCTGACACATTCTCACCTCagcgtgcacacgcacacacacacatgaatgcgCGCATGCAAAGATAACCTCTGACCCCCGTCCCAtccaccactccaccactccGGCCCAGGTGGACGGGGGTAAACAGTGACTGAACTTTCACTCACCCTTCTCACATTctcacctcccccccccccaccaccacattCACACCAGCTCAGTCCACACCTGGAAAAACTTGTGACACCCTCAACCAGATTCTGACATCATGAAAAAGCCTTGAGGGGACAGGCGGCGAGATTTCACCcgtaagaaaacaaaacatcgcTGAGCCCCAATTCTCACCTCTGAGCCAGTCCTGGAAGTAGTGCAGCCACATGCGGGGCAGTTTGTCGTCGCTGTCTCTGACCACATAACGGACAGAGTTGAAGGCATTGTGCAGCTGAATCAGCAGCCTCTGCGATCGGGCGTAATCAAATCCATCCATGGTTACAAGGTAcatgttgtagaaggagaaatacTTGAACTGCGCATCGATGAAGTCATACTCCTTGGTGTCACGCGGCACGATATCAGTCAGGTAGAGGCCGTCGTGCACCATGGTGGTCCCGTACAGACTGAGGCCCAGGAGGCCGAGGAAGAGGACGACCACAACGGCTTTGCTCTTGGGCTTGAGAAGCAGAGGGGCGTATTTGTCCCTGGCGAAGCTGGACAGGTTCCAGCGCAGGAAAGGGAGTGGGACACACTTCTTCCCGGACTTGGAGTCCTCCACCTGTGCCAAGAGGTCTCGTGTGGAGCTGGAAGTAGGGGTGAAGAGCTGGGATCCGTAAGGGTCTGGCACAGATGTGGTGGagggggaaggagagagagctgTAGGAGGAGCAGAAAGACGTGCTTTAGCATTCAGTTctacaaaaacaacactttttgaAGAGTGATTGTTTAAAGCGTTCTCTGACTTCTTTACCTTGAGCTTGCGAGGTAGGACAGAGGAtgatggagggggggctggTGGAGATCTGGGATGTAGGCGGCAGGATGGTGACGATGTGCTGGCCGGCGGCGTCGCACTGCGTGAAAGCCTGCACCGTGGTGGTGATCTGCGTGCTGGTGGTGATTGTCGATCCAGCCGTGTACTGGTGCGCGTGCGCGGTTCCCGTCGTGGGCGTGTGCGGCTGCTCGCCGGCGTCCGACAGCTCGTGCGGCGAGAGCTGGATGACGCGGTCCGAGCAGGGGCTGTACAGGCAGCAGAGGACGTCCAGGCGCTTGTCCTCGCGCCGGTGGAGGTCCAGACTGAGGATGGCGGGGAAGATGAGCAGCACCATGGCGAAGTTAAACACGACCACAATGGCCGCCTGGGGAGAGGAATAAGACAAAGTGAGAAGAGACAGAGAACAGTATGTGAAATTACAGACATCCAACTCCAGCTGGAGAAagtcaggacttttttttttattattatttctcaAGCCACAGCCAAgtaagtaaagaaaaaaaccttactCTAAATCACCAGCCAGGAATACTAAGTGGGCCGGGAGGCGAGAGAGGCAgcgagagagaagaaagaacagaATACCAAAAGAAATAACTGCGAGAAAGAGGCATCGGGATATATCTGTTGCGAGTCTGAGCAAAACCATCAACCCTTCACCGGAGCTCCCACCGCCTCCCCGCTCGCCCCAGCCCCTGAAGCTGACATTCAATTCTGCGGTTTCTGGTGTGTGcaagtctgtgtgtgcatgtgtgtgtattggtgtgcgtgcttgtgtgtttCAGACCACCCACAGTTAGTTACAGATCAGAGAAAACCGCCTTGACGGGCCAGTGATATACTGAtccactcctccctctccctctgcctctcgtTCTCTCACTGTCTGCCTCTCTCAGTCTCTTCATCACTCTCTTTGGTCTGATTATTCTCCAttatgcacacgcacacacacacacacacacagacacacacacgcacacaaaaaatGTTGGCTCTCTAGGTGCAGTGGCAATAAAACCAGGAACAAAGGCTTTTCTTGCTCTAAATAAATGTCACCTCTTTTAAGTTatctctttcattttgaaaggaGCCTCAGGCTTCACGGTGTGCAATTGTGGACTACTTGtttatgtgggtgtgtgtgtgtgtgtgtgtgtgtgtgtgtctgtcttttaAACATACCTGCAATGAGAACGCTCGCAAGGCGGGGATGGGTACAAGAGCGGCCATAAAGAAGGCGAGCATATTGTTGATGGAAGTCAGAGCCACGCTGGTGCCGGTGCGACGCAAACAGTCTCCAGTTCGCtcctttacaaaataaaaacacacgcacacaagtcAGAGGAGAGGACACGCTGAGAGGGTTGGAAGGACGACAAGGCAGGAGGAGACTCTTTAAAGGCACCTTAAAAGGGATGTTACTTCCAGTTTCTGTGAAGGAGTGAGCCAACAGAAACATGTCATCCACACCGATCCCCAGTGCCAGGAAGGGAAGCACCTGGGATGGGAAACACATCAGTGGGGAAAGGAGGAAGGGTCAGGATAAACATTTGAAGTGAGTGACATCAAAATCTGGGCTCTGAATGAAAGAGCGAACCACAAGTTTAAGGTCAAATCTGCTTTTGCGCCGTGTGGTTTCCTCTGCGTTGGTACCTGTGTGGTTGCGGCGTTGAAGGAGAGGCCGAGCAACGAGCAGAGACCCAGGCCTGCCGCCACTGACagggccaccagcagcaccccGGCCAGCCCCACTGCACCCTGGGACTTGGCACAATCCCATCTTAGCATAGTCACACAGGCATAGGCCAGCTAGAGAGGAGACATGTCTTACGGTTAGGAAGATGATTCAAAACAGGACATCTTCACATAAATTACTTTTGCTGGGAGTAAAACGTTAGGAAAATCGTGCTGTGTTGATAATGGAACAATGTTACACTTTTATTGGGGATTTAGCTATCAAACTCCACTTATTCACTTAACTATGTGGGGTTACATAAGTTCTTTGATTATCTGCATAATCAGAGGATCTAACTTGCCTTTCATGCACACTCAGAGTGCACGATTGCACAACAATCACTTGAACTGTCGCCACATAACTTTGGCAGGCATCCGTGCAGACAATTGGACAGAAATTGCAAAGTGGTGTACAACTGCTTGGGTGGACATATTCAAATTTTTGagcattttcttgttttgttttcatgaatggTGACCAGTTGTGTGCAACAGGTGAGttttaaaactacatttttaaGTTCAGCACGCACTGTACATAAAGAATCTGTGAACATGCTCACCATGAGCAGATACCCTCCGGCCACACGAATGACGCTGACGTCGGAGAAGGATTTCATGATGTCGTTCAGCGTGGTGGTGGAGAAAGCGTGGATGGACTGGCTGGAGTTATCCGGGATACTCTGGTGAACCACCTGCAGGATAAACATCGATCAACTGTCAAGACACTCGGCAAAGAAATACACACTAAAATACGTGTTACTTGTCACCTCAGCCTAACCCACTTTCCCACTTGACAGACAAAACGAGCACACGGCTAACACACGTGGTGCCAAAACACCAAGCCTCTCCCGCTGCCCCATATTTCAGGACCCTAAAAATGGGAAATGGGCCCCTGTCCCTTtgaaatgtgcatgtgtgtgaaagccagtatgaatgtgtgtgcgtgtgtttttacatgtggcagcatgtgtgtgtgtgtgtgtgtgtgtgtggcgcgtATAAGTATGACAAGTGAGGAGTAATGAGCACAGATGCCAGAGGTtgtgaggtcaaaggtgaaaaaGGATGGGATCACATGGCTCGGGATACTCTCCACCGTGAATGAAATACTACGCCCCGAAAAAAGCTATTTACCTGTATTCCTTAAGCCATCGTCATCTCTTCCTGTTCTTTAATATGTCAGGAGAAGGTGTAATGTCTCTGTCAGTTTGTGTTGGAGTTTTCCAGCCCTGCTCAGGTTCACATGTCCCACACTTTCCTGACTCCCTTCCTCCCCGCTCACCCTCTCACTGTGGTGGGTGTCAGCTATCACAGCAACAGCTTGTTCCTATAACTAGGGCtctgacagagagagatgaTTGGcctacctcacacacacacacacacacacacacacacacacacacacacacacacacacacacacacacacacacacacacacacacacacacacacacacacacacacacacactcctcactgtcTGAATTCCATCAGTCTTCAGCTCCCTTGTAAAGTGAATCGAAGGGCAGAccgggactgtgtgtgtgtgtgtgtgtgtgtgtgtgtgtgtgtgtgtgtgtgtctaagaaCAAGACTGCATGTGGACAAGGAAATGCCTCCTCATTTTTCTCAACCTAACCCTACATCTGGCAACACTTTATAACAACCatcatggattaaaaaaaaaaatcaaataaataaaatattaaagctTTGAATCTAATTATTTTTTCCAAGTGATGAAACATTTGAGCGACTGTTATGAAGTTGgagtaattctttttttttttttttaacttttaatcaACTCAATCAGACGTCAATCAGCGCCAGCCAATCAAAGGCAGAGGAGGGCGGGCCATGGTGGCATGGATGGTAATTATTGGTTAAATATGTCCATCTTTTTTCACATcattgaaataaacaaatgaaagcaaTCCATGTCAGCTAGTTGTTAATCACAGTGGAGCAGTTGTTTCCTAAGATTTCTTAGCAATTTACCAAATATTATCAACgctttttacattaaaaaaatgtatctaatttCAAAAGTGTAAATTTAAATCCAATGtatatttgcatgtgtgtgtgtttccgcaCCTCAACAAATTTCCTCTGCCACGATTCGAGGATGGCGGTCGCCTTCTCTTCGTTCCAGTTGATGTCGAGGATCTCGTAGTCGTCCTTAAAGTGCTCGAACAGCTGCTTCGGACTCATCAACAGGAACATTGTTTGAAGAGCCTCCgcactgcaaaaacacacacgtaaGTTTAAAGACATCATGCTCTCTGCTCTGTAAATGTGGTTTATTGTGTGTTGGGTGGAGTGGAAACCTCAACTGGATCATCTATGTCATAACTAGCACATAAAAAATCATCGAGTCGTGAAAGGTTGGATGCTCTCAGTGTATTTGAACCTCCCTGGCGCACACCTCTCTGTGAATAGCTAAAGGCAGGTGCCGTTTCTTCTAGGAtttgtctgcctgtctgcctgtccGTCTGCCAATGTAAACGGCTAAAAGCAGGTGTTATCTAGTCTGACTGCGGGTCTCTCGGCTGCGATCCCAGATGTCCTCAGGTTTTCTTGGCATCGGCGCAAGCCAGCAGCAGTGGCGCTCAAAACGCGAAAGAGATGATCATAAATCACATCCGCGAGTGAGTGTGGCTCTCGCAGATGGGACTGGAATCCTCTTTCATTCGGGGCTCGGCTGGACCCGCGTGGGTCTCCATCTGGGCTCCGACCCAATGCCGTCACTCCATTTGTATTGGCCACGCTTTTAAATCCAACTGAAGTCAGTAGGAAAAGCAAACCTCTCTGGGGATCGTCTAATAAAGAGACCTCAGATAAATGTGAATTTGACTGTTTTTCCCctccacacttttttttttcccctcttcttctttggtcTCTTACACAACAAATGTGTGGCCGTGTGGGGGGCTTTATGTGGTTGTCAATCATCTTTAATTGGCCTATCCCGGACCGGGGTCATGCAGGAAACTGATCCCTCAAGGTACAAGGCATTCCTAGCATGTGTCTGAGGAGTTATTGGGGGTTACACAGATTCCACAGTTACGGCGGCTCTTAAGCTAACCGGTGGACTGGCCGACTGCTCAGATCAGAATCTCTCACAGTCGTCGCGAGCGAACCACGCGAAATCACAAATAGctgtttaatcttttttttttgggatacGCACCTCAGCAGAGCATCTTGGCTGCTTTTCACCCGCCCTCCCAGGATGAGCTCCTCCTGCCAGTGCATGAACTTGCGGCTGAAACCGTGGCATCCACCCTGGAGACGCCCGGCAATGTCAGGACTCTGATCGGACGAGGAGCAGAAGAACAGATGGAGAGATCGATTACATTTTTCCATACTTTCTTCTACCTTCCAAACCAAGCTTGAGttgc of the Salarias fasciatus chromosome 18, fSalaFa1.1, whole genome shotgun sequence genome contains:
- the ptch2 gene encoding LOW QUALITY PROTEIN: protein patched homolog 1 (The sequence of the model RefSeq protein was modified relative to this genomic sequence to represent the inferred CDS: deleted 1 base in 1 codon), producing MASDRGVPGAGVFGDLPPSYARSQPPANPDLLRRPSYCHAAFALKQISKGKAVGQKAPLWIRARFQAFLFSLGCHIQRHCGKVLFIGLLVFGALSVGLRVAAIETNIEQLWVEAGSRVSTELRYTREKQGEESVFTSQMLIQTPKEEGTNILTQEALLVHMEAALSASKVQVSLFGKSWDLNKICYKSGVPIIENIMIERMIDKLFPCMIITPLDCFWEGAKLQGGSAYLPGMPDIQWMNLDPVKLMEELSQFTSLEGFREMLDKAQVGHAYMNRPCLDPSDPDCPLSAPNKEQRESPDIAGRLQGGCHGFSRKFMHWQEELILGGRVKSSQDALLSAEALQTMFLLMSPKQLFEHFKDDYEILDINWNEEKATAILESWQRKFVEVVHQSIPDNSSQSIHAFSTTTLNDIMKSFSDVSVIRVAGGYLLMLAYACVTMLRWDCAKSQGAVGLAGVLLVALSVAAGLGLCSLLGLSFNAATTQVLPFLALGIGVDDMFLLAHSFTETGSNIPFKERTGDCLRRTGTSVALTSINNMLAFFMAALVPIPALRAFSLQAAIVVVFNFAMVLLIFPAILSLDLHRREDKRLDVLCCLYSPCSDRVIQLSPHELSDAGEQPHTPTTGTAHAHQYTAGSTITTSTQITTTVQAFTQCDAAGQHIVTILPPTSQISTSPPSIILVLPRKLKVKKSENALNNHSSKSVVFVELNAKARLSAPPTALSPSPSTTSVPDPYGSQLFTPTSSSTRDLLAQVEDSKSGKKCVPLPFLRWNLSSFARDKYAPLLLKPKSKAVVVVLFLGLLGLSLYGTTMVHDGLYLTDIVPRDTKEYDFIDAQFKYFSFYNMYLVTMDGFDYARSQRLLIQLHNAFNSVRYVVRDSDDKLPRMWLHYFQDWLRGLQAAFDADWQAGRITADSYRNGTEDGALAYKLLIQTGSKKEPFNLSQLTTRRLVDAEGLIPPEVFYIYLTVWVSNDPLGYAASQANFYPHPREWIHDKYDTTGENLRIPAAEPLEFAQFPFYLNGLRQASDFVEAIESVRAICDEFSRKGVLNYPNGYPFLFWEQYIGLRHWFLLSISVVLACTFLVCAILLLNPWTAGIIVFILAMMTVELFGIMGLIGIKLSAIPVVILIASVGIGVEFTVHIALGFLTAIGSRNKRSAVALEHMFAPVVDGAISTLLGVLMLAGSEFDFIMRYFFAVLAILTVLGMLNGLVLLPVLLSMTGPPAEVTPVDNASCLPTPSPEPPLPPPMTHHGFYAGHHNPRSSRQQAFSESSDSEYYSELTTTSGIGEEDYKYCDRSAYLTSKTSVPHAPSHVLLEASKNPSFPKLTVVKPFTETTTAAGGRIEPLSESTLTAQSPLGSQVTCWDGNKREQQKRLPAPAGQHLPSDRAHFAGRTCQNGPRLQNGRRPQPNRTKGPSYGHSSSAAPAQPGASGGPVTMVTATASVTVAVHPNLPGAAYQGYMHEGFDTDSESDCFEAASRTFGDKTNFSSCKRDSLELQDLEAAQAQTEYRLGKTQGGLKIQASKDC